The proteins below come from a single Danaus plexippus chromosome 20, MEX_DaPlex, whole genome shotgun sequence genomic window:
- the LOC116773806 gene encoding polycomb group RING finger protein 3 — protein MTMERRIKLKTLNSHITCKICRGYFIDATTVTECLHTFCKSCLVKHLEENNTCPTCNIVIHQSHPLQYISFDRTMQDIVYKLVPDLQDNEIKRERDFYRARGLPCPKDAALAADKPGAGDEPEQPDNTDCHRKDEQVNVCLECISTSLRTLKRSFIRCSAQATITHLKKFVAKKVLNGMEKYREIDILCNDELLGKDHTLKFVYVTRWRFRDPPLRLQYRPKIDL, from the exons ATGACAATGGAAAGgagaataaaactaaaaacattaaacagtCATATAACTTGTAAGATTTGCCGCGGATATTTCATTGACGCGACCACAGTCACCGAGTGCCTACATACGT TTTGTAAAAGTTGTTTAGTAAAGCATTTAGAAGAAAACAATACATGTCCAACATGCAACATAGTGATACATCAGTCACATCCCCTTCAATACATCAGCTTCGACCGAACCATGCAAGATATTGTTTACAAACTGGTCCCTGATTTACAAGACA atgaaataaaaagagaaaGAGATTTCTACCGAGCAAGAGGTCTGCCATGTCCAAAGGATGCAGCTCTAGCCGCTGATAAACCGGGAGCTGGTGATGAACCAGAACAGCCAGATAATACTGATTGCCATCGGAAAGATGAACAG GTGAATGTATGCCTGGAGTGTATATCGACATCATTGAGAACGCTTAAGAGAAGCTTCATAAGGTGTTCGGCACAGGCGACCATAACGCATCTCAAGAAATTTGTAGCTAAGAAAGTTTTAAACGGAATGGAGAAATATAGAGAA attgaCATACTATGCAACGACGAATTATTAGGCAAGGATCACACATTGAAGTTTGTTTACGTAACACGATGGAGATTCAGGGATCCACCGCTGAGATTACAGTATAGACCTAAGattgatttgtaa
- the LOC116774058 gene encoding zinc finger protein 1 homolog isoform X2 — MDFKSICRICLKHNKQNFDIYTSYYAKRNTLYCEMISYCTKIKPKEDDRLPRIICKECSRQLKRCYSFNVQCEESDKTLKCYLNNILITPALETDSKDVSDEIKSENVEVKNENFNLMLREDNSLERDVKLEPFPTNEQDDSVWDAEDDNVLLGEIKLKKTLKVIINGDDIPKKKRGRKKKEYEADSKIHQCDVCGKILSTKSNLKAHKICHTDLRPYKCEFCPSAFRGHSALFQHKKVHTGETPYHCEYCSKQFSRRTGLVNHIRVHTGEKLFNCTICFKNFVQSAQLSIHMKRHKGDKTYLCQECGKGFPIKADLKVHQRTHNGEKPYSCHLCDKTFATSGNLSIHIRIHNKEVRYNCKECHRGFVTCSAYNVHLKRHKGQRDYHCECGKTFYTSSALKQHKVVHTGIKKYQCKICERKFSQTSHLSRHFRRDHSKPNLPMPPSDHYKIVLPENKCGNLFNIQKMAPDIDSDKLKASE, encoded by the exons ATggattttaaaagcatttgtCGAATATgtcttaaacataataaacagaattttgatatttataccAGTTACTATGCTAAACGAAATACGTTATACTGTGAAATGATCTCATATTGCACTAAAATTAAA CCCAAAGAAGACGATCGTTTACCTcgaataatatgtaaagaatGTAGTCGCCAACTAAAAAGATGTTATTCTTTTAATGTTCAATGCGAGGAGAGCGATAAAACACTAAAATGCtacttaaacaatatattaattacaccTGCACTTGAGACTGATTCAAAAGATGTCAGTGatgaaattaaaagtgaaaatgTTGAAGTGAAGAATGAGAATTTCAATCTAATGCTGAGAGAAGATAATAGTTTAGAAAGAGATGTCAAATTAG agCCATTTCCTACCAATGAACAGGATGACAGCGTTTGGGATGCTGAGGACGATAATGTGTTGCTGGGagagattaaattaaagaaaacattaaaag TTATTATCAATGGTGATGATATACCAAAGAAGAAAAGGGGAAGGAAGAAAAaag aatatgaAGCCGACAGTAAAATACATCAATGCGACGTTTGCGGCAAGATACTGAGCACCAAGAGCAATTTGAAGGCTCACAAAATATGTCACACTGATCTAAGACCGTACAAATGTGAATTCTGCCCTTCAGCATTCAg AGGTCACAGCGCTTTGTTTCAACACAAGAAGGTTCACACGGGCGAGACTCCCTACCACTGCGAGTACTGCTCCAAACAGTTCAGTAGACGGACGGGGTTGGTCAACCACATCAGGGTTCACACCG GCGAGAAGCTTTTCAACTGCACCATATGTTTCAAGAACTTTGTTCAGAGCGCCCAGCTGTCTATACACATGAAACGGCACAAAGGTGACAAGACTTACCTATGTCAGGAGTGTGGAAAAg GATTTCCAATAAAAGCTGACCTTAAAGTGCACCAACGAACTCACAATGGCGAAAAGCCTTATTCCTGTCACCTTTGTGATAAAACTTTTGCTACATCCGGCAACCTTTCAATACATATCAGGATTCACAATAAAGAAGTCAG GTACAATTGCAAAGAATGTCATCGCGGTTTCGTGACATGCAGCGCGTACAACGTCCATCTAAAAAGGCACAAAGGGCAAAGAGACTATCATTGCGAGTGCGGAAAAACGTTTTACACTTCGTCAGCTCTCAAACAACACAAGGTTGTTCATACGGGAATCAAGAAATATCAATGCAAGATATGCGAAAGGAAATTCTCGCAAACCAGCCATTTGAGCCGTCATTTCAGAAGGGACCATTCTAAACCGAACTTGCCAATGCCGCCATCAGATCactataaaatagttttgccGGAGAACAAATGCGGTAATTTATTCAACATACAAAAAATGGCGCCAGACATTGATAGTGATAAATTGAAAGCGTCGGAGTGA
- the LOC116774058 gene encoding zinc finger protein 239-like isoform X1 codes for MDFKSICRICLKHNKQNFDIYTSYYAKRNTLYCEMISYCTKIKPKEDDRLPRIICKECSRQLKRCYSFNVQCEESDKTLKCYLNNILITPALETDSKDVSDEIKSENVEVKNENFNLMLREDNSLERDVKLEPFPTNEQDDSVWDAEDDNVLLGEIKLKKTLKESISNDNKYWEQKNINNHLSKEERVLKVIINGDDIPKKKRGRKKKEYEADSKIHQCDVCGKILSTKSNLKAHKICHTDLRPYKCEFCPSAFRGHSALFQHKKVHTGETPYHCEYCSKQFSRRTGLVNHIRVHTGEKLFNCTICFKNFVQSAQLSIHMKRHKGDKTYLCQECGKGFPIKADLKVHQRTHNGEKPYSCHLCDKTFATSGNLSIHIRIHNKEVRYNCKECHRGFVTCSAYNVHLKRHKGQRDYHCECGKTFYTSSALKQHKVVHTGIKKYQCKICERKFSQTSHLSRHFRRDHSKPNLPMPPSDHYKIVLPENKCGNLFNIQKMAPDIDSDKLKASE; via the exons ATggattttaaaagcatttgtCGAATATgtcttaaacataataaacagaattttgatatttataccAGTTACTATGCTAAACGAAATACGTTATACTGTGAAATGATCTCATATTGCACTAAAATTAAA CCCAAAGAAGACGATCGTTTACCTcgaataatatgtaaagaatGTAGTCGCCAACTAAAAAGATGTTATTCTTTTAATGTTCAATGCGAGGAGAGCGATAAAACACTAAAATGCtacttaaacaatatattaattacaccTGCACTTGAGACTGATTCAAAAGATGTCAGTGatgaaattaaaagtgaaaatgTTGAAGTGAAGAATGAGAATTTCAATCTAATGCTGAGAGAAGATAATAGTTTAGAAAGAGATGTCAAATTAG agCCATTTCCTACCAATGAACAGGATGACAGCGTTTGGGATGCTGAGGACGATAATGTGTTGCTGGGagagattaaattaaagaaaacattaaaag aaTCAATTTCCAATGACAATAAATACtgggaacaaaaaaatattaacaatcatTTAAGTAAAGAGGAGAGGGTTTTAAAAG TTATTATCAATGGTGATGATATACCAAAGAAGAAAAGGGGAAGGAAGAAAAaag aatatgaAGCCGACAGTAAAATACATCAATGCGACGTTTGCGGCAAGATACTGAGCACCAAGAGCAATTTGAAGGCTCACAAAATATGTCACACTGATCTAAGACCGTACAAATGTGAATTCTGCCCTTCAGCATTCAg AGGTCACAGCGCTTTGTTTCAACACAAGAAGGTTCACACGGGCGAGACTCCCTACCACTGCGAGTACTGCTCCAAACAGTTCAGTAGACGGACGGGGTTGGTCAACCACATCAGGGTTCACACCG GCGAGAAGCTTTTCAACTGCACCATATGTTTCAAGAACTTTGTTCAGAGCGCCCAGCTGTCTATACACATGAAACGGCACAAAGGTGACAAGACTTACCTATGTCAGGAGTGTGGAAAAg GATTTCCAATAAAAGCTGACCTTAAAGTGCACCAACGAACTCACAATGGCGAAAAGCCTTATTCCTGTCACCTTTGTGATAAAACTTTTGCTACATCCGGCAACCTTTCAATACATATCAGGATTCACAATAAAGAAGTCAG GTACAATTGCAAAGAATGTCATCGCGGTTTCGTGACATGCAGCGCGTACAACGTCCATCTAAAAAGGCACAAAGGGCAAAGAGACTATCATTGCGAGTGCGGAAAAACGTTTTACACTTCGTCAGCTCTCAAACAACACAAGGTTGTTCATACGGGAATCAAGAAATATCAATGCAAGATATGCGAAAGGAAATTCTCGCAAACCAGCCATTTGAGCCGTCATTTCAGAAGGGACCATTCTAAACCGAACTTGCCAATGCCGCCATCAGATCactataaaatagttttgccGGAGAACAAATGCGGTAATTTATTCAACATACAAAAAATGGCGCCAGACATTGATAGTGATAAATTGAAAGCGTCGGAGTGA
- the LOC116773870 gene encoding protein phosphatase methylesterase 1, with the protein MSSLEKSMMKNKLPPRMPRTSGVSKLAPFGISRRKDYTPVSWKNYFEKYVDIEIDAGIFRVYLSPEPDHPQRPRIVTLHGGGYSALSWSLFTEEITNMIHCQVVSMDIRGHGETKAVDPDDLSIETLVKDVEQVLHKLFGSELPPLILLGHSMGGAIAVRTGHIPSLQLAVQGVAVIDVVEGTAMEALASMQSFLRSRPTHFKSIEHAIEWCIRSGQVRNVESARVSMPSQIVNCVTGELATNEVEDYKAVESPLEPTARGRRDDVIAEEGEGEMEGGESTAEQKGDGGPFTKPSPVDGNMRYRWRVDLSRSERHWSGWFSGLSGSFLSTPAPRLLLLASVDGLDRDLTVGQMQGKFQMQVLTRCGHAVHEDTPSEVARVVASFALRHRLTIPTETGEDMNLISAPGC; encoded by the exons ATGTCTTCATTAGAGAAAAGtatgatgaaaaataaattaccacCCCGAATGCCAAGAACGTCAGGTGTTTCTAA acttGCACCATTCGGAATTTCTCGCCGCAAAGATTACACACCTGTGTCATGGAAGAACTATTTTGAGAAATACGTTGATATTGAGATAGACGCGGGAATCTTCAGAGTGTACCTGTCTCCTGAGCCTGATCATCCACAGAGGCCTAGAATCGTGACATTACACGGCGGAGGATATTCTGCATTAAGCTGGTCTCTATTTACA GAGGAAATAACGAACATGATTCACTGTCAAGTAGTGTCTATGGACATTCGAGGTCACGGTGAAACAAAGGCCGTTGATCCCGACGACTTAAGCATTGAAACTTTGGTCAA AGACGTGGAACAAGTTCTTCACAAACTGTTTGGTTCCGAGCTCCCGCCTCTAATTCTTCTCGGTCATTCGATGGGTGGTGCTATCGCTGTCCGGACAGGTCACATACCATCGCTGCAACTCGCTGTCCAAGGAGTTGCTGTGATAGATGTGGTCGAAG GTACAGCGATGGAGGCATTGGCTAGTATGCAGAGTTTCCTAAGAAGTCGTCCGACACACTTCAAGAGTATAGAACACGCTATAGAGTGGTG TATAAGGAGCGGTCAAGTGCGGAATGTCGAGTCGGCCCGGGTGTCCATGCCGAGTCAAATTGTGAA ctGCGTCACTGGCGAACTAGCGACGAATGAAGTGGAAGACTACAAGGCAGTGGAGTCCCCCCTGGAGCCGACCGCCAGGGGGAGGAGGGATGACGTCATCGCCGAGGAGGGGGAGGGGGAAATGGAGGGAGGGGAGAGCACGGCCGAGCAGAAGGGGGATGGGGGGCCGTTCACTAAGCCATCACCTGTAGATGGGAATATGAG GTATCGTTGGCGAGTGGACCTCTCTCGTTCTGAGCGTCACTGGTCGGGGTGGTTCAGTGGCCTATCGGGTTCGTTCCTCTCAACGCCAGCACCCAGACTGTTACTGCTCGCCTCCGTTGACGGACTGGACAGGGACCTTACAGTCGGACAGATGCAGG GCAAATTCCAGATGCAAGTTCTAACGAGATGTGGTCACGCTGTTCACGAGGACACGCCATCAGAg GTGGCCCGCGTGGTCGCATCGTTCGCGCTACGTCACCGTCTCACAATCCCGACCGAGACCGGGGAGGACATGAACCTGATCTCCGCCCCCGGATgctaa
- the LOC116773869 gene encoding calcium uptake protein 3, mitochondrial isoform X6: MCGRHVPVSSVVVFYYTPQTYGTEKQFTLSKERMTWRFPENVFSNQPEELSKSVKLTSRERRFIKFASVEYGGQLYMTPQDFLESVVEQEPRPRLKRRVLTAKEIEQLRDQVPPLKKGSSQMFRSMRDKGIISYTEYLFLLSILTKPASGFQIAFNMFDTDGNQRVDKNEFLVIQRLLGGSMKERKDLDVHSQKALLTLVSSSALRHKLEQTENRPKPTTMEKIFSFAWKGKRGLTDEGAGSEDGHQYVDDDQGLQRRHNVDTLLQVHFFGKKGTNDLKFEGFRKFMENLQTEVLELEFHEFSKGHDTISEVDFAKILLRYTYLDTDEYDAFLDRLLDVEQSGISFTEFKTFCQFLNNLEDFTIAMRMYTLADHPISKDEFHRAVKICTGIAQSPHLVSTVFAIFDQDGDGFLSYREFIAIMKDRLHRGFKSYAKNEGWEAFKTCVKQEMKSAV, from the exons CAGCCCGAAGAGCTGTCGAAGTCAGTGAAGCTGACATCGCGGGAGCGTCGCTTCATCAAGTTCGCGAGCGTGGAATACGGCGGCCAGCTGTACATGACCCCTCAGGACTTCCTGGAGTCGGTGGTGGAACAGGAGCCGCGAC CTCGTTTGAAACGACGCGTCCTCACTGCCAAGGAGATAGAACAACTCAGAGACCAGGTCCCTCCGCTGAAGAAGGGATCCTCGCAGATGTTCAGGAGTATGAGGGACAAAG GAATCATCTCTTACACAGAATACCTGTTCCTTCTATCTATATTAACAA aacCCGCGTCCGGTTTCCAGATAGCGTTCAACATGTTCGACACAGACGGGAACCAGAGAGTCGACAAGAATGAGTTTCTAGTT ATACAGCGTCTACTCGGTGGTTCTATGAAGGAGCGCAAAGACTTGGATGTTCACAGTCAGAAAGCA CTGCTTACCTTAGTATCATCAAGCGCGCTAAGGCACAAGCTGGAGCAAACAGAAAACAGACCTAAGCCCACCACC ATGGAAAAGATCTTCAGTTTCGCGTGGAAAGGTAAGCGAGGTTTGACAGACGAGGGCGCGGGCTCCGAGGACGGCCACCAGTACGTCGACGACGACCAAGGGCTTCAGAGACGACACAACGTAGACACTCTGCTGCAG GTTCATTTCTTTGGCAAGAAAGGCACGAACGATCTCAAGTTTGAAGGCTTCAGAAAATTCATGGAAAACTTACAGACTGAGGTGTTGGAGCTGGAATTCCACGAGTTCTCTAAAG GACACGACACCATTTCTGAAGTAGACTTCGCAAAGATTCTCCTCCGCTACACCTACCTGGACACGGACGAGTACGACGCCTTCCTGGACAGGCTCCTGGACGTGGAACAGAGCGGCATCAGCTTCACAGAGTTCAAAACCTTCTGCCAGTTCCTCAACAACTTGGAGGACTTCACCATAGCCATGAGAATGTACACCCTCGCTGATCATCCGATATCGAAAG ACGAGTTCCACCGCGCGGTGAAGATCTGTACCGGCATAGCGCAATCCCCTCACCTCGTGAGTACTGTGTTCGCTATCTTCGACCAGGACGGAGACGGCTTCCTCAGCTACAGGGAGTTCATCGCTATCATGAAGGACAGACTACACAGGGGGTTCAAA TCGTATGCCAAGAACGAAGGCTGGGAGGCGTTCAAGACGTGCGTCAAGCAAGAGATGAAGAGCGCTGTTTAA
- the LOC116773869 gene encoding calcium uptake protein 3, mitochondrial isoform X7, whose protein sequence is MCGRHVPVSSVVVFYYTPQTYGTEKQFTLSKERMTWRFPENVFSNPEELSKSVKLTSRERRFIKFASVEYGGQLYMTPQDFLESVVEQEPRPRLKRRVLTAKEIEQLRDQVPPLKKGSSQMFRSMRDKGIISYTEYLFLLSILTKPASGFQIAFNMFDTDGNQRVDKNEFLVIQRLLGGSMKERKDLDVHSQKALLTLVSSSALRHKLEQTENRPKPTTMEKIFSFAWKGKRGLTDEGAGSEDGHQYVDDDQGLQRRHNVDTLLQVHFFGKKGTNDLKFEGFRKFMENLQTEVLELEFHEFSKGHDTISEVDFAKILLRYTYLDTDEYDAFLDRLLDVEQSGISFTEFKTFCQFLNNLEDFTIAMRMYTLADHPISKDEFHRAVKICTGIAQSPHLVSTVFAIFDQDGDGFLSYREFIAIMKDRLHRGFKSYAKNEGWEAFKTCVKQEMKSAV, encoded by the exons CCCGAAGAGCTGTCGAAGTCAGTGAAGCTGACATCGCGGGAGCGTCGCTTCATCAAGTTCGCGAGCGTGGAATACGGCGGCCAGCTGTACATGACCCCTCAGGACTTCCTGGAGTCGGTGGTGGAACAGGAGCCGCGAC CTCGTTTGAAACGACGCGTCCTCACTGCCAAGGAGATAGAACAACTCAGAGACCAGGTCCCTCCGCTGAAGAAGGGATCCTCGCAGATGTTCAGGAGTATGAGGGACAAAG GAATCATCTCTTACACAGAATACCTGTTCCTTCTATCTATATTAACAA aacCCGCGTCCGGTTTCCAGATAGCGTTCAACATGTTCGACACAGACGGGAACCAGAGAGTCGACAAGAATGAGTTTCTAGTT ATACAGCGTCTACTCGGTGGTTCTATGAAGGAGCGCAAAGACTTGGATGTTCACAGTCAGAAAGCA CTGCTTACCTTAGTATCATCAAGCGCGCTAAGGCACAAGCTGGAGCAAACAGAAAACAGACCTAAGCCCACCACC ATGGAAAAGATCTTCAGTTTCGCGTGGAAAGGTAAGCGAGGTTTGACAGACGAGGGCGCGGGCTCCGAGGACGGCCACCAGTACGTCGACGACGACCAAGGGCTTCAGAGACGACACAACGTAGACACTCTGCTGCAG GTTCATTTCTTTGGCAAGAAAGGCACGAACGATCTCAAGTTTGAAGGCTTCAGAAAATTCATGGAAAACTTACAGACTGAGGTGTTGGAGCTGGAATTCCACGAGTTCTCTAAAG GACACGACACCATTTCTGAAGTAGACTTCGCAAAGATTCTCCTCCGCTACACCTACCTGGACACGGACGAGTACGACGCCTTCCTGGACAGGCTCCTGGACGTGGAACAGAGCGGCATCAGCTTCACAGAGTTCAAAACCTTCTGCCAGTTCCTCAACAACTTGGAGGACTTCACCATAGCCATGAGAATGTACACCCTCGCTGATCATCCGATATCGAAAG ACGAGTTCCACCGCGCGGTGAAGATCTGTACCGGCATAGCGCAATCCCCTCACCTCGTGAGTACTGTGTTCGCTATCTTCGACCAGGACGGAGACGGCTTCCTCAGCTACAGGGAGTTCATCGCTATCATGAAGGACAGACTACACAGGGGGTTCAAA TCGTATGCCAAGAACGAAGGCTGGGAGGCGTTCAAGACGTGCGTCAAGCAAGAGATGAAGAGCGCTGTTTAA